The stretch of DNA TATCTTAAACTTGACATACAAGGGTGTATAATATTTTAACACTTGAAGATGTAAATCGGACCCGAGAATAATAACTAAATCTATATCAGGAACTTTGTCTCTTGGAATTGAAATCCAAGTTTCCAAAGAATTTCTAAAAGTATCAACAGAGATTTGTATAAAGgcatatgttaaaaccatatcaGACCGAAGCATCTACTattgagcttttttttttatatagatctaACTTGAAAACATTGacaatcattttctatataaattcTTGATTTAAGGTTATAATATTGGATTACCTATACTCGGAGTCGCTATCAACTATGTCTTGTTTTGCACGTCAGAGGACATGTTTTCTTCATGAAAGCGGTATACTGTTCAGTTGTACAATAATCCATCCAGGTTTTGCACAATTCCTCAACCTTATCTTCAAGCGGAATCATgtcttaaatgaaataaattgaataGTAACTAAATTACAAGTGTAATACTACTACTACTCCTGGTTCTTCAAACACTATAATCAAGTCGAACAAAAAGAGGATGAGAAATTAAGAAAGtcagaaaacaattaaaaaaacggtAACTTTAAATGGGTAAGTATTTTCTAGTCTGCTAATTACGAATGTATTACACAACTATCACTATCACAACGGAAACAGAATCACCAGACTGGTTACAAattgacaaattgaaagagttaatTGGCATTActgtgtttcataaaaaagaatggccaacgtagatacaagtatctagTCTTAGAGGGAGATACATTCTTCTTTGTAAAGAAGCACtctgattcaatttttttttctttctgaaactgacattatgaAGGTGCTTGATTTCGGactatatatctctcaattgatacgatatccctggcttttattttctatcatgatttccatgATAGAgcgttgctactcacaaggaagcttttaaaccaagagtgtCAAACggagaagttgaaatcataacgtaaattttacagacgctataacgagttggttgaccattatggagtattcgtttcacagatgatatcggatatattcgttatgtcgtaactacaatcccgtttcTTTTTCACAAATATGAATCacctaattagactatttaccgggtttttaataacatgaacaacacgacttgtgccacatgttgagcaggatctgcttaccctcccggagcacctgatatcactccaagttttttttgtggggttcgtgttgcttagtcttaagtgttgttttctatattgtgtcttgtgtattattattcgtttgtttgtgtttttcttttttagccatgacgttgtcagtttattttcgaactatgagtatgaatgtccctctggtatctttcgcccctcttttacgcATATATTTGTAATGGTTTTGTGGATTACAGCGTATTTGTTAATATTCATGTTATAGTTCAACCTATCTTCAAACATTTTCTGTACTCATTATTACATTATCATGCCTTggtatttatttaaagaaacaaatataaataagattaaGACATCAGATGTCCTTTTTAGCATTGCACAAAACTTGGAACGTCATCACTTCAAAGACAAGAAAACACatgaaatgttgtttgtttttattaatgattAAATTATTCCCCTGTtgtgtttatttatatacatgtattaataaaatatttccatagtCTCACCTTTTTTAATCGACATGTTGTAAATGATTTCCACAGCTTCAAAAAGACCAGTTATAAACACAATTTTTACAAAAGTTACAGTAATACTCATTTCTTTCAATTATCAATTGTCAGCAGTTAAAACTAAAGGAAAATATCGACTGACATGTAAGACAAAAGTAAtagataaaatattatatttatattgaacaTATGTCACGCTAAATAACTATATCTACATTCTCTCGTGTTATTGTACTAGATATCCAATCAAAGGTTAATATTTTACAAACTACAAATAATGTATCTTTGATGAgattttacaaccactgggtcgatgctactgctggtggacgtttcgtgtACCAGAATATCACCAGCATATGAcaccaaaaaattgaaaacaacacgtttaataatttcttgcgtccgaagcgcttttctggatttaccttcatcaggaacgctcaaagccaaacatttgaatcCGAAGTTATAttagtaccgaaaatcgttgaagagctatatgtcaaaaatatctaaaatgtTACTAATGCGTTCATATTCTGCAGATTTACTAAACATAAAATGTTCAAGCTCTAAGGTTTTTCTATCATCAAGTATAGAATGCCTTATACGTTTTGGGCATAATTTTTCGTAGTATGAGGTTATTTTTGCTCttcttcaaatgttttgatttaaacgctaacgtaacggtacccaaattgcaccgagtaccctaATTGctcctatttagcaaaaatagcagcggaaatcttacaagatctCCTAGAGACtgaacaatttgtatttttatgatttgatactatgcatgtctttcaacataggtaaatatatttatatatacacaaaacgttcacagtatttatcaacagatgaagtgtttactgaaaaagcaaaatgtaccaAAACGTCgacatgcgacgtcatcaaaacgtcatctttttaaaattagcaaatacaatatgttttaagTATCCATTTCTTACAAaaagaagagtaagcatggacaaatatccaattgttcaaaatatttgaaaaaaaataaacaaaagctttgttattcgacttttgacgatgcgaatttaagcatggatgcaatttgggtactcctcattacagaattattgatggtttggaggttagttcagactaatttttctatgattccatatgaattgaaaatcaaattggtgtacctatataataaagaaggatacagctacaaaataaacacaaaatggaaatgtttgtcttgatcataaaaaGACGTAGttgaaaaaaactgtcaaaataggtgcaatttgggtacagTCACGTTAAAGCTACGTCTTCTGAAGACAGTATGAGTGTTTGACGTACCAAAATATAAACGTTTCTTTGATGAGTTTCCATTGAATCATGAAAAAGTGTTTGTAgtaagttttttattttgttgcttttACAAATTATCAATATATGCGTGTGAAACAAAACCCAAATTTGCTTCAGCAGAGAGAAAAAACAACCGTAAGATAATATTAACCTTTATCTAAATTATGTCCATACTGAAGCAGAGGCTCTGAAACTGCTCATCAATTTTCTTTTCTGAATATGTATTAATTCCCTTCGAAAAACGGATACGAAGTTACGAAGTGAATAAGTGATGTTTTACTTCTCTGACAAGCTAGTTCAAGGCTTCGACATAAGCTATGTCATTTTTCACTTGTGTATATCGACCTAAGGCGATGGGAGCTGTaccattttcaatatttaacagtAGACTCATTGATTTTTGGGACACATGTTTGTGTACGCTTGAAAACCATATattctttttacaatttttatttcaatatgtctCTAACATCTATCGGGTAGACTAAATGCGTGTTTACACTAAATGGTTAGTCTGGTATTTTTGTACCGTTTGATCTTGTCAGTTTTATggacttcccttttatgaatTTGTCTTGGTGTTCAGTATTTTGTTATACTTGTTTTACCATCATAAATTATTCCTGAAGTTTCTATTTAATATACTACTCATACCCGGCTAAACTAGATACACCGGTATTTTCAATCGTCAAGTTAAGACATTGCCAGTGCAACATAGGTTTTGTCACCAGAGGTTTAGGAAAAGGTCCCTCATATCATAAATATCTTGAAAACTGTTCatatctgtatatattatatattctcATATTTTAAGGAGGATATATTATATCCACCTACgtccccagcttgtctggcaaaacagccgttggacgtcagagtaatctcggactattatTATGAAGGATCTATATTTCTTCCGGGGCATCTGAAATCACCGCTGTTTGTGTTTTTCAGTCTCTTgattctatgttgtgttttgtagactggtGTCGTCGTCTTttggacgtttttttttttgccatatcTATGTAGGTTAATTTTTAACTTGTGAGTTGACTAAGACCTTTAGAAAAACGGAGACATGATCTTATGTTTTTAATAAATGGGAATTATAGTACACAATAGCGAGCTATAAACACCAACGACCAGTAAACACAAAAAATGTTGTTTGAATAACATTACTTATCACACCTTTAgatttattgtgttattaaaatttgctgttacaaaatattagaaattattataaattaaggaatgtatctccctcgtgcaaagctctgattcctttcacggatttggctgtactttttggattatagctcttcatcttttatatatgctttggattgcaaatattttggccacgagcatcactgaagagacatgtattgtcgaaatgcgcatctggtgcaagaaaaattggtaccgttaattttatttaaatcgtAAGAAGAAAGGGTTTCAGAAAATGATACTTTTCATGGCACACTTTGACAATGGCATCATCATAGTGGTGTCACATATATGAGGAATATTTTTCAATTGTGTTGTATTCAGAGACTAAACTTTTTTCTTCTGCAAATCAGAGTTTTAAGTACATTTGATCTCAACTTACAAGGCCAATTTGGTCTGAATCGTACATTCTCCTTTGTCTATGAAATAATTAGTATTCAGAACTCGTTTATGTTGCCCCCTTGTTTTGACTGGTACACACTGGCCGACTTTCGTGAGGGCCTTGCATGTTATTTTATTGTAGCCTTACACATGTGTTGAGAAGGAAGAAGATAAGAGTTCACTTTTCAatataaactacatgtatgtgGTACCATTGCACTAGATAAGCACATAATTTGGATATCCAGTAGGCCTCTCTAGCAttcattgataaaacaataaGAATAATTTCTAGCTGGTCATCCATTATAATGCGTTTTAAAATGCATTGATATAAGTTTACCAGGCAGTGTTTGCCATTTGTATGTTTTGTCTGTTTCAAATAAAATCCAGATTTCTTATAAACCATTGTGATCCTCCATATATTATTTCTATCAATAATAAGACAAAGGTATGAACATCCTACAAAGGTATGAACATCCTACAAAGGTTACCATAAGGTAGCTTTAGTTCAGTGATTGTCttttgttcatgtctgtcatacttGTTTACTGTTAATCAGGCTGCTAGTTTTCTCAaatgaattgtttaatattttaaatgtcaGGGTTCTTTTATAAGTGACTAAACAGTAtaggtttttgtcattgttggagGCTGTGTTGTTGcctataactgcttacatccactttaatttgacttttgtggaaagttgtctcattggcaatcataacttatctccttatttttatgtgtTTATAGGAACAGATGACTGATGCCAAAGTTCTGATAGACTTTTGTGATCTGTTGATCTATACAAAAAGAAAAGACTTGTATTTGAACATATTTTAATAGTTCTATATAAATTCTTTATAACAATCACATACATTTAAAGCTTTACACATTAACAACATCCTTtcattattaatataaataaatgtctTTGTGAACTTTCTTAACCtacaaatcaataaataaatagaaaacaaggACATATGTATATTCCTAATACACATTATACAGGATTGCTTTTAACCTTCAACTTTTATTtggaaataaaacatatttaaaaggaTAACTGTAGAATCAATCATCAATTAATAATTGAGAAAGTCTTgttatttaaaattctaaaaaaaatattacaagtcttTGAAGAAAATCTCCccttcaaattttatgtaaactttataataaactgttatcacagaggtatgtctcgcctttttgtaattttgattatgcaaatggtaaaatcaaaatagcaataccttaacatcttacacaagttatgcaaacattcaaagtcaatgaaccatgactgagttacatggctaaacaatctccatgtaaatgagatgtgccaatgctaatacaactgcataccaaataccattgacttattataagtcgtttccaaatctaaatacaaaaaataacttgtaaactatgtaaaagtttcaaggTCAATGAAGTATAAAGAGGGGGGtaggggctatataatctccagtggcggatccaggggggggggggggttccgggggtgcgcaccccccctttatttttgccgatcaatgcatttgtatcgggacatatgttttgcaccccccctttgccctgggtgccctgggttagcacccccctttcgaaaattcctgcatccgcccctgttctccatggaaacaatacttgcaaacctgcataccaaatatcattgatttaacattagcagttcatcttaaactgatctaatcaccaacttatacatgtaaactaagataagtttcaaagtcattagactgtgactgaggggtgaGGCCATATATTCTCATTGGAAATttgatgtgccaatgcttatacaactgaataccaattatcattggcctaccactaatgattccccttgaactgacctaatcaaaaactaatacatgtttacttacaaaaaatttcagtcaatagaccatgactaagggggcggagccaaattatctccatggaaatgagatatgccaatgcttatacaactgcataccaaacatcattgacctaccacttgtggttccccataaactaaCCTattcacaaactaatacatgtaaaataagcaaacgTTTCAaggtcaatagaccatgactgagggggcagggccaaataatctccatggaaatgagatgtgcaaatgcttatacaactgcataccaaatatgattgacctaccatttgtggttcaccataaactagacctaatcacaaactaatacattgttgaatGCGTCCCCGACGCTGGAAACAGCATActtatgtctcgctttttgactctgtcaaggcgAAACAAAAACCAATTCTTAGTCTTcaagtttaaattgaaaaaagcagagcaaaaacacattttttgcaAACAAGTTTTTTACAATTCTACCACAAATTATTGCCATCTAGCTTGTATTTCTGCATAAAATTAAGTTAAAATATAACCCTtttcaaattggaaaaaaaaatactattgttTAGGGTTTATATTCATTATCCTTGTTATTCCTTTCGATATTTAGATTACCCAAAATGAGACATTATTGATTAAAGAATTGTAGTTATTTCACCTTTTCtgacaaaaataaaagaagatctTTTTAAAGTTGCCTCATAGTAGAATGATGATAATATTATTTAAACAATTACATGCTTGGAAAATTTCTCAATATATAATAGTAGTACATGCACTTGTACATGCCCATAGGCTGATAAAGTAATTTTGTGGGAAACAGAAGCAATCGCTACAAGCAACAAACAGGAAGATCACTTATAACTTATATTATAAACTGAAGAACAAAATCAGCAAACCATCACCATAATCACCTTTAACTTTTGTGTAGACAACATACAATGAAACAAAAGGCATATGTTTCTTTCAATTCAATGATAATGTTGGTAAGAAAACTTGAAAAACTGTTTTTGATATCAAAGAAGACATAGAATATAAATCCATAAATTTctgacaaatttaatatttataaattttcaaaaatctgatgaaagatgaaaaaaaaagtttttgaattTCTATCTGCATCAATATCTATTGAAGACATTTTGTAAGAATTGACAAATCattgtcttttcatttttctttttctaatgaAAATGTCAGACATTTCACATGCTAACATATATGATAGGAATGAAGATACATCCATTATATCTAAATCAATTAAGGAATGCTTAATCCTCTTTCATTGTTGAtacatgaaaatgaaataaacattgTTGTTTCACATGATTAATACAAGTTGTGCATTGCaaatgtaattacatgtattatcaaaACTTCTCaaaacatattcatgatattggttaTATTTGAATAAGTCATTCATCATGTATTTATGTGCAACATGGAAGATAACCGGTTAATgtacaaatatcaaaatacaataaaaacaaaaggaacaagttgaaaaatgtattttcaatacataaacatgcattttTGAAAGcattattaatgaataaaaatgataaaaaaaggcTCTAATGAAAAAAGAAGCACAACCTAATAAGATAAAATAAACAGTAGACATCATGTTCAACATTGAATTAactaatattcatgatattaaaaGGAGCAGGATGCAGTGATTCATCAGACAGTTTTAACTAGCAACAGAACATATTTTACTTAACAAACTAAAACACACAACTTTCAAACTTTACATGcattaataaaagttaaaaacacCAATATGCATTTGTACATATACAAATCAGCTTCACCTAAAATGTTACCAATACACAGGTATGACCCATAAAATTTTCAGCatttaataaatgtaaataaaatattttcattgcaTGTAGttctaataacatgaataaaatgcATATCTAGTATTTAACATGTATAAGATTCAATATGTAATCCAATCTGTAACAATGACTACAATCAACAAATTCAATATTCCTATATtctaacaataaatataaatgcaCAACAAATATCTATCAGAATAATCTAATAATAATCATAATtttaacatgacgtccttcaaacgatTTGAGTACAaaccgtggtaaaatatgaatatattgcctgGGCTGTTCTAATCGTACTCCCACATGATATGCTTTTTTTAGAATGAGTTACCCGGAATCATATTATGATGACATAAGAATTTAAGCATTTTACAGGAAAATTCACACTTttgaaaccgaaaatcatcacaacaaagAAACGTAAACAAATGATGCTTAAATGTGGTGTAATCCAAAATTATCTTATTGAAAATAGTTTGACCATGTCACTTTTTcggtttgctccgttcttttacgccaatttaatagtgcgtttattcatgggaacggcaaatatttgcctccgcCTGGAGCGCTTCAATCTAAAAGAATTGTTGTATTTGTCCTAATGGAATCAATATAATTCATGGGGACTTGAATATATCAAGATTTTACCACAGGTTGTCcttttatgccgatattttacccacagctatcgctcagggtaaaatatttttcaaagggccaacccgtggtaaaatcacgatatattcaagcccccatgaattatttcttaaataatgtgCAATTGTTATtatcatatacaatgtacatgtagtttatagaGAAAATGTTGGACACTTTTCCCATAATTTATTTAGACTTCAGGattgtatttaacatgtttaatatgattAGATTATCAATGGTTTCTTATAAAAAGAGGGAGTTTCTCAGCCTCAGTCCTACCGAAACATCCACAAGtttgctatataaaaaagaagatgtggtatgattgccaatgagacaactattcacaaaagaccaaaatgacacagacattaacaactataggtcaccgtacggccttaatcATTTGTTTATCTCTATTTTGCCTATGATATTGTGATGTTAACATTGACAACATCATGTGGGCTTTTGGTTTATAGCAATAATTTTTGATCTGAAGCAAAAAGCATATTACATGAAAAATTATCATatcaaaagatcaaaggaaaaatacatTAAGTACATGAAAAAGCGATAATGATCTATAGTTCATAACCAGAATTCAGATGCACTTTATGACAGTATGAAAACTATTCGTTATTCTTTCATAAATTATCTCAAATCCTATATAATTTCCCCCTATAAGCATATGGTTAAATTCTAAGGTCAAATGCAATTATACAATGGCTGAAGAATGCAATCCTTCACAAATGGGAAACAACTCTTGTTTGATGAAAAATAATGTCTGTATTTTCAACAGCCTAGAAAGTAATCATTGAACATTGTTGAAAGGCTTTGCAAGCACTGGCTTCAATTAATTAGGAcacctacatgtacatatacacaCCTTCTAGTAGATAAAGAcaatatataatcatgataatgataagATTCAAtctctaaataaatattttattaaaatgctaACATAAAAATCTTTAAACCGTTCCTTTAACATCAAAATGTTGTTGTTACAAATAAATGTGTgcaattttcaaaatcatttataacttgaaaattaataataatatataaataaataatttgatatacaCAATCATATACATTATTTATGCTGAAAACAATTTATAATCCTATAGTTACATGTATCTATATTGTATAACATCAATCACATTGCTCATCATCATGATTATCATGAATATCATGATTATCAGGTTCAACTTTAAtagaattttcattaaaatttaatatctttttagaAGTGTATTTGAGAATATCTTCTTCATTTTCATCCTCTGTAGTAGCATCACTGTTATAACTGATACCATTTGATGTTTGATCTTCTAGACTAGAATCATCAGCTACACCATGAACCTCTTTCTTGTGTCTCTTCATACTAGAGTTCAGAACAAAGTATCTATGACAAATATCACATTTATATTTCTTGCCTGCTGGATCATGGACGGATTTATGTCTGGCCAAACAACCATTATCGGCAAAACATTTCCCACAAGtgtcacatttataaggtttgtCACCTGTATGGGTTCTTGTATGGCGCTGTAGACTTTCACTATGGCCAAACTCTCTTCCACATGTATTACACTGAAAAGGTTTTACCCCTGTATGAATTCTCATATGGCGCTGAAGGTTACCATTACTTTTGAATGCTTTATTACAGTGGGTACATTCATATTTGCGCTCTTCTGAATGGACACGTTTGTGTCTGTATAAATTTGTTGGCATATTAAATTCCATATGACAGATGTCACATTTATACTCCTTTTCTCCTGTGTGTATAATTTTGTGTCTTTTGAGATTTGCATTTTGTGCAAACATTTTTCCACAGATTTCACATCTGAAAGGCTTTTCACCCGTGTGAACGCGCACATGTTTACGTAATGATACACTTGTGACAAACTCGTGGGAACAGATGTCACATTTAAACATCATTTCACGAGTGTGTATCTTGACATGCTGCTGTAGGTTACCACTGATGGCAAAGGCTTTTGGACAGAATTCACACTTGAAAGGTTTCTCACCACTGTGTATACGTAGATGGCATGTTAGATTTCCTTTTCCGAGGAAACCTTTTCCACACAGATTACATTTATATGGGAATTCCCCAGTATGCATATGTTGGTGAAGTTTGAGCATATGTTTAGCAGCATATGCTTTGTCGCACTGGTCACATTTGTAAATCAGAGCTCCCTTATGCATGTTCATATGAATGTTATAGCTACCTTTCAGGGCAAAACCTTTATCACAAACTTCACAACGATAAAGATATTCACCAGTGTGTTTTGGCAAATGAATCTTTAAACCCGCCCTCTGTCTGAACTTCAATCCACAATATTCACATTTGTGTGAGCGGATTCCAGTGTGTGTTTCTTTATGAGCTTTAAGACTGCTACTGGTGACAAATCCTCTCTCACACAGCTCACACTTATAAGGTTTGTCCCCAGTATGTATGCGTGTGTGTATGACTAGAGTGCCACTCTCACGGAAAGCCTTCCCACAAACCTGACATTTATAAGGTTTTTCTCCAGAATGAATTTTCAAATGACTCTGCAATGCTCCATTTTCTGTAAACCCCTTCCCACATTCTGAACATCTATAAGGTTTACC from Mytilus galloprovincialis chromosome 2, xbMytGall1.hap1.1, whole genome shotgun sequence encodes:
- the LOC143064932 gene encoding uncharacterized protein LOC143064932, producing MNNDEDDEVKPSVCELCDKCFYDSAELDKHYNEHTLDTTEYNVENQKTKPESLFKCGICGQNFNSGEELSDHSVTHIPDEIYTCDICNKPFLTKEDISDHYNTAHDNDKPYKCEICGKGFILTKTLEKHRQIHVTGKPYRCSECGKGFTENGALQSHLKIHSGEKPYKCQVCGKAFRESGTLVIHTRIHTGDKPYKCELCERGFVTSSSLKAHKETHTGIRSHKCEYCGLKFRQRAGLKIHLPKHTGEYLYRCEVCDKGFALKGSYNIHMNMHKGALIYKCDQCDKAYAAKHMLKLHQHMHTGEFPYKCNLCGKGFLGKGNLTCHLRIHSGEKPFKCEFCPKAFAISGNLQQHVKIHTREMMFKCDICSHEFVTSVSLRKHVRVHTGEKPFRCEICGKMFAQNANLKRHKIIHTGEKEYKCDICHMEFNMPTNLYRHKRVHSEERKYECTHCNKAFKSNGNLQRHMRIHTGVKPFQCNTCGREFGHSESLQRHTRTHTGDKPYKCDTCGKCFADNGCLARHKSVHDPAGKKYKCDICHRYFVLNSSMKRHKKEVHGVADDSSLEDQTSNGISYNSDATTEDENEEDILKYTSKKILNFNENSIKVEPDNHDIHDNHDDEQCD